A stretch of the Phycodurus eques isolate BA_2022a chromosome 15, UOR_Pequ_1.1, whole genome shotgun sequence genome encodes the following:
- the LOC133413864 gene encoding uncharacterized protein LOC133413864, translated as MNLPTFSLLVVLLATASTKPIEEKWDQDADITESNQKQGILDGDHLWLSESAQSHDSLEYRDVSESESSEESFELSSEEPLLESSEESSEESSEERPDKSSEGSSDESREDSSDESSEESSEEASDESSEEVTVTHPTMTTADGRNTPTPKPATTSPNEPGTTTPAGDVTVSRGVSTEAPTTERRGDN; from the exons ATGAATCTTCCAACATTTTCACTTCTCGTTGTACTTCTTGCTACAGCATCTACCAAACCA ATTGAGGAGAAATGGGATCAAGATGCTGACATCACTGAAAGTAACCAGAAACAAGGAATACTGGATGGAGACCACTTGTGGCTTTCTGAGTCAGCTCAGTCACATGACTCATTGGAATACAGAGACGTCTCTGAAAGTGAGTCGTCTGAGGAGTCCTTTGAGCTGTCATCTGAGGAGCCACTGCTCGAATCTTCCGAGGAGTCATCTGAAGAATCGTCTGAGGAGAGACCTGACAAATCTTCTGAAGGGTCCTCTGATGAATCGCGGGAGGATTCCTCTGATGAGTCTTCCGAAGAATCATCTGAGGAGGCTTCTGACGAGTCGTCTGAGGAAGTTACTGTCACACATCCCACCATGACAACCGCAGACGGCAGAAACACCCCAACGCCCAAACCTGCCACTACAAGCCCAAATGAGCCAGGGACGACCACACCTGCTGGAGATGTCACCGTAAGCCGTGGCGTCTCCACAGAGGCTCCCACCACTGAAAGAAGAGGCGACAACTGA
- the spp1 gene encoding osteopontin, which produces MKVVFVFVLLFAAVLCRPARKFSDSSAESSEEAVRRPAASLFRKQVAQLTRFRAAPFRLFQRFLAPIVVGSDESTDSSDEPAAVETPSLVNFETEDDAATDTPSVDNQDETSEDSDDDDDDDEDDDESEESESEEEDEEDSSESGESSTVAPETVTPVIVFETTEEPLLPTIVTDTDSGRGDSMGGYPSEYKSYVYPEEKTYHKAPSPYKSYEYVETGKKLGYDMPINNEVEKSPEVYKSETYQEHSDLMEEDTSTPENQDVLPEEEEENAGRSDSGSSADVEEEEEDYAPEQSSEEATATPGAADSDSDESDSMESDSDERGMDAETTTDIPVVITAK; this is translated from the exons ATGAAagtggtatttgtttttgttctgctcTTTGCTGCAGTTCTCTGCCGACCG GCAAGAAAATTTTCTGACAGTTCTGCAGAGAGCTCTGAAGAAGCG GTCAGACGTCCTGCAGCTTCGCTTTTCAGGAAACAGGTGGCCCAATTGACTCGATTCCGTGCGGCGCCATTCAGG TTATTCCAAAGGTTTTTAGCACCCATTGTTGTTGGTTCAGATGAGAGCACAGACAGTTCTGATGAG CCGGCAGCAGTCGAGACTCCATCTTTAGTCAACTTTGAAACTGAAGATGATGCTGCAACAGACACACCCTCCGTCGACAATCAAGATGAAACAAGTGAAGACagcgatgacgatgatgatgacgacgaagATGATGATGAATCAGAGGAAAGT GAAagtgaggaggaagatgaggaagacagCTCCGAGTCGGGCGAGTCTTCCACTGTCGCTCCTGAGACGGTCACCCCTGTAATTGTGTTTGAAACTACAGAGGAGCCCCTGTTGCCCACCATTGTCACAGATACAGACTCAGGCCGCGGTGACAGCATGGGAGGATACCCCAGCGAGTACAAGAGCTACGTGTATCCGGAAGAGAAGACCTACCACAAGGCTCCTTCGCCTTACAAGTCCTATGAATACGTTGAAACAGGGAAAAAATTGGGTTATGACATGCCCATTAACAATGAGGTGGAGAAGTCACCAGAGGTGTACAAGAGTGAG ACTTACCAGGAGCACTCTGACCTAATGGAGGAGGATACCAGCACTCCTGAGAACCAGGATGTTCtcccagaggaggaggaggagaacgcTGGCAGAAGCGATAGCGGAAGCTCCGCAGatgtggaggaggaagaagaggattaTGCACCCGAGCAGAGCAGCGAGGAGGCTACAGCCACACCTGGAGCTGCAGACAGTGATTCTGACGAGAGTGACAGCATGGAGAGTGACTCGGACGAGCGCGGGATGGACGCTGAAACCACCACTGACATCCCGGTGGTCATCACCGCCAAATAA